One region of Choristoneura fumiferana chromosome 3, NRCan_CFum_1, whole genome shotgun sequence genomic DNA includes:
- the LOC141426086 gene encoding tubulin glycylase 3A-like → MAITMDLEESVSDSKLHKDSTAKKELRPSSAVSLSKSENGPETSSSTEQLKQFKSWVSNERWHELRKIADNAMKDRKVFMIKGGGFPAVRRALLERGWVEKYEAHKVRHPPTHIDPKRATGKELSKVERLILYKFMEHHSVDFLWTTKRDKYDWLLSNKEVVISRFCRSLFTTKEGLTASLTQMHWYTEPGIALTRFPRCYNIHNSDSLEEFIDDFRITACISILKWLSNTFQASGEQNLVVSNGKVPFSAIEFALTRLNEYISFFTHKDIDDTEDQSQHVWEHEWDQFLTHHYLLVHEKAKFAEDKNTSLRQLERRACKILVTMTKYWPQIDIDGVLNIWIVKPGAKCRGRGIQLMNNIKDIIGLINIPTAQKSRYVVQNILRCPVPKLLLPLVDICQPRFDKKTMAQKVFEHIREAGKCLIGLTIFALLDSK, encoded by the exons ATGGCTATAACAATGGACCTGGAGGAGAGTGTGTCAGACTCTAAGCTGCACAAGGATAGTACTGCTAAGAAGGAGCTGCGACCTTCGAGTGCTGTCTCACTGTCGAAGTCTGAAAATGGGCCAG AAACATCATCATCGACTGAGCAGCTAAAGCAGTTCAAGAGTTGGGTGAGCAACGAGCGGTGGCATGAGTTGAGAAAGATAGCAGATAATGCCATGAAGGACCGGAAGGTATTCATGATCAAAGGCGGAGGTTTCCCGGCGGTTCGTCGAGCGCTTCTGGAGCGAGGGTGGGTCGAGAAATATGAGGCTCATAAG GTCCGTCATCCACCTACGCACATAGATCCCAAGAGAGCGACAGGGAAGGAACTTTCCAAAGTCGAACGCTTGATTCTTTACAAATTTATGGAGCACCATTCAGTTGATTTCCTCTGGACGACCAAGAGGGACAAGTACGACTGGTTACTAAGCAACAAAGAAGTCGTCATTAGCAG gtttTGTAGATCGCTTTTCACCACCAAGGAAGGTTTAACGGCATCACTGACCCAGATGCACTGGTACACAGAGCCTGGAATTGCTCTGACAAGATTCCCTCGCTGTTACAATATCCACAACTCCGATAGCCTCGAAGAATTTATCGACGACTTCAGAATCACCGCCTGCATCAGCATCCTCAAATGGCTCTCGAATACTTTCCAAGCCAGCGGCGAGCAGAACCTAGTCGTAAGCAATGGGAAGGTTCCATTCTCAGCCATCGAGTTCGCGCTGACAAGACTGAACGAGTACATATCCTTCTTCACCCATAAAGACATTGACGACACCGAGGACCAATCTCAGCATGTCTGGGAGCACGAATGGGACCAATTCCTCACTCATCACTATCTACTCGTACACGAAAAGGCTAAGTTCGCCGAGGACAAAAATACCAGTTTAAG ACAGCTAGAAAGAAGAGCTTGCAAAATTTTGGTCACAATGACCAAGTACTGGCCGCAAATAGATATCGACGGTGTCCTCAACATCTGGATCGTGAAGCCGGGCGCCAAGTGCCGCGGCCGAGGCATCCAGCTGATGAACAATATAAAAGACATCATCGGACTCATAAATATACCCACGGCTCAGAAAAGTCGATACGTCGTGCAAAATATATTG CGTTGTCCTGTACCCAAGCTGTTGTTACCTTTGGTAGATATCTGCCAGCCGCGGTTTGACAAGAAGACGATGGCACAGAAGGTCTTCGAACACATCCGCGAGGCAGGCAAATGCTTGATAGGGCTAACAATTTTCGctcttttagactccaagtga